The following are encoded in a window of Candidatus Neomarinimicrobiota bacterium genomic DNA:
- a CDS encoding Wzz/FepE/Etk N-terminal domain-containing protein, protein MEQTHAREDLQPEESAPAYDDSLEERRLSIMDVLLVLARHPRLVGITTAIFVALALGIAIATPSKYTSVARVVRNTTSSQSGGLLGGVSALRGLGITLGPSEAFIGENTYPDILKSREVRLAIARSSFYIPDLGTTMTLVEYFDRRSIFSAIMRGLYAITIGLPRTIIDLFKGAPPDPGTVAENLGSNYAILEEEENAIENLAATISVGVDRRTGIMVVSSITTDPLLSAQLTEMAIDQLAQRVREIYTEKTKEDLAFIQSRFAEAQQELEKSEAELAEFTDRNRDPRTAKLRVEMERLQRQVLFKTQLYSELQAQLTQTEIDLQRNQPIITVLEAPVPPTRASGPRRKVMVLFSLFLGLGVGMGLAFVSDVVKRRERDETTQAKLVEIKVALISPRIRKWLRIS, encoded by the coding sequence GCGCCTATCTATCATGGATGTTCTCTTGGTGTTGGCGCGACACCCCCGGCTCGTGGGGATCACCACTGCTATCTTCGTTGCGTTGGCCCTGGGTATCGCGATTGCCACTCCCTCCAAGTATACCAGCGTAGCGCGGGTGGTCCGCAACACTACGAGCAGCCAATCTGGTGGCCTGTTAGGGGGTGTTTCTGCTCTTCGAGGTCTGGGGATTACATTAGGGCCGTCGGAAGCCTTCATTGGAGAGAATACCTACCCCGATATTCTGAAAAGCCGGGAAGTACGACTGGCCATCGCTCGCAGTTCCTTTTATATCCCGGACTTAGGCACTACTATGACGCTGGTTGAATATTTCGACCGTCGGTCGATTTTCTCTGCCATCATGCGGGGGCTATATGCCATCACTATCGGCCTGCCGCGGACCATCATAGACTTATTCAAGGGAGCCCCTCCCGATCCAGGGACAGTGGCCGAAAACCTGGGCAGCAACTATGCGATCCTTGAGGAGGAGGAGAATGCTATTGAGAATTTAGCTGCGACAATTTCCGTGGGAGTTGACCGGAGAACCGGGATCATGGTGGTTTCATCGATAACTACTGATCCTCTTTTGTCAGCCCAGTTAACGGAGATGGCTATTGATCAGCTGGCGCAACGGGTGCGGGAAATCTATACTGAGAAGACAAAGGAAGACTTAGCCTTTATCCAATCTCGTTTTGCCGAAGCCCAGCAGGAGCTCGAGAAAAGCGAGGCGGAGTTGGCCGAATTCACCGATCGTAACAGGGACCCTCGAACGGCAAAGTTGCGGGTGGAGATGGAACGCTTGCAGCGGCAAGTCCTTTTTAAGACCCAGCTTTATAGTGAACTCCAGGCGCAGCTGACTCAGACAGAGATCGATCTGCAACGTAATCAGCCCATTATCACCGTCCTTGAGGCGCCCGTGCCTCCGACAAGAGCGAGTGGGCCGAGGAGAAAGGTAATGGTTCTTTTCAGTCTCTTTTTAGGGCTGGGTGTTGGTATGGGCCTGGCCTTCGTCTCGGATGTGGTTAAGCGGCGGGAGCGCGATGAGACCACCCAGGCTAAGCTGGTTGAGATAAAAGTGGCGCTCATATCCCCGAGGATTCGTAAGTGGCTGAGAATTTCCTAA
- a CDS encoding polysaccharide pyruvyl transferase family protein, protein MCYVIHGIITALWLRRTSGGHLTLYGFYGASDDSPIRNIGDNAILISMLEHMRSIDMPKLIFVFDKEGKYSIYGEEYQIRAYRWRRLREWLPIIARTQVFVMGGGGMLQDYTGSGGTTSYLCALNLLFRLAGRKVMWYSSGIGPLVSRKARLCTAWAARAATMITVRDSHSKEILEGLGVPAEKVVTTTDPTFGLDLSEGNSGASRAKEIKKVGLSVLPFYRVSGIDPTGDRRLIKEYRMFIRYLGDRKVKVVFLAFENSQDRQICEDILAGDQLQNVSVAGIGATTQGLLRAYRSCDAVVGMRYHSLIFGLVAGVPTGAVIYHPKVRALVKKFQLERYACELAEVTAERLKGIVQALEEDQVTYRERITPLVVIERELLGQNDIILRQLINAGTGGETQD, encoded by the coding sequence TTGTGTTACGTCATACACGGCATCATCACTGCCTTGTGGCTGCGCCGTACCAGCGGAGGCCATCTTACTCTCTATGGATTCTATGGTGCCTCCGATGATTCCCCAATTAGAAACATCGGCGATAACGCTATCCTGATCTCTATGCTGGAACATATGCGATCCATTGATATGCCGAAACTTATCTTTGTTTTTGATAAAGAAGGGAAGTACTCAATATACGGGGAAGAGTATCAGATCCGTGCCTATAGGTGGCGGCGGCTACGGGAGTGGCTTCCGATAATAGCCCGTACGCAGGTCTTTGTCATGGGTGGCGGCGGCATGCTGCAGGACTACACTGGAAGCGGCGGCACTACATCATATCTTTGCGCACTGAACCTGCTCTTCCGTCTGGCGGGGAGAAAGGTCATGTGGTATTCCAGCGGGATCGGTCCCCTGGTCTCCCGCAAGGCCCGGCTATGTACGGCCTGGGCTGCCCGCGCGGCCACCATGATTACAGTGCGGGATTCACATTCCAAGGAAATTCTCGAAGGGCTGGGTGTTCCAGCCGAAAAAGTCGTTACCACTACTGACCCGACTTTTGGGCTGGATCTGTCAGAGGGAAACTCAGGAGCCTCGAGGGCAAAGGAGATTAAAAAGGTCGGCCTCTCCGTGCTTCCCTTCTACCGTGTCTCAGGTATCGATCCTACGGGCGACCGGCGCCTCATCAAGGAGTACCGCATGTTTATCCGCTACCTGGGCGACCGGAAGGTCAAGGTGGTATTTCTGGCCTTTGAAAATTCCCAGGACCGGCAGATCTGTGAGGATATCCTGGCGGGGGATCAGCTGCAGAATGTCAGTGTTGCTGGGATCGGGGCTACTACCCAAGGGTTGCTGAGGGCATACCGCAGCTGTGACGCGGTGGTGGGCATGCGCTACCATTCTTTAATCTTCGGTCTGGTGGCCGGCGTGCCGACCGGCGCGGTGATTTATCACCCCAAGGTTCGAGCCCTGGTCAAAAAGTTCCAATTGGAGCGTTACGCCTGTGAATTGGCGGAGGTGACGGCGGAACGCCTCAAGGGGATTGTGCAGGCGCTTGAAGAAGATCAGGTGACCTACAGGGAGAGGATTACCCCATTGGTGGTTATAGAACGGGAGCTGCTAGGGCAGAATGATATCATACTGCGGCAGCTGATTAACGCGGGCACCGGCGGTGAGACTCAAGACTAG